CGTGCAGGTCATCCCGCACATCACCAACGAGATCAAGCACCGTATCCGGCGCATGGCGACCGACGAGGTCGACGTCGTCATCACCGAGGTCGGCGGCACCGTCGGCGACATCGAGTCGCTGCCGTTCCTGGAGACGGTCCGCCAGGTCCGTCACGAGGTCGGCCGTGACAACGTCTTCGTCGTCCACATTTCCCTCCTGCCGTACATCGGCCCGTCGGGAGAGCTGAAGACGAAGCCGACCCAGCACTCGGTTGCGGCGCTTCGGAACATCGGTATCCAGCCGGACGCCATCGTGCTGCGCTGCGACCGCGAGGTCCCGACCGCGATCAAGCGCAAGATCTCCCTGATGTGCGACGTCGACGAGGCCGCGGTCGTGGCCTGCCCCGACGCCCGCTCCATCTACGACATCCCGAAGACCGTGCACGGCGAGGGCCTGGACGCCTATGTCGTCCGCAAGCTGGACCTGCCGTTCCGCGATGTGGACTGGACGACCTGGGACGACCTGCTCGACCGCGTCCACAACCCCGACCACGAGATCACCCTCGCCCTGGTCGGCAAGTACATCGACCTGCCCGACGCCTACCTCTCGGTCACCGAGGCGCTGCGCGCGGGCGGCTTCGCCAACAAGGCCCGCGTGAAGATCAAGTGGGTCACGTCCGACGACTGCAAGACCCCGGCCGGTGCCGCGGCGCAGCTCGGTGACGTGGACGGCATCTGCATCCCGGGCGGCTTCGGCGACCGCGGTGTGCTCGGCAAGGTCGGCGCGATCAAGTACGCCCGCGAGAACAAGATCCCGCTGCTCGGCCTCTGCCTGGGCCTTCAGTGCATCGTGATCGAGGCCGCGCGCAACCTGGCCGACATCCCGGACGCCAACTCCACCGAGTTCGACTCGGCGACCTCGCACCCGGTCATCTCCACCATGGCCGAGCAGCTCGACATCGTCGCCGGCGAGGGCGACATGGGCGGCACCATGCGGCTCGGCATGTACCCGGCCAAGCTGGCCGAGGGCTCGATCGTGCGCGAGGTGTACGACGGCAAGGAGTACGTCGAGGAGCGCCACCGCCACCGCTACGAGGTGAACAACGCCTACCGCGCGGAGCTGGAGAAGCAGGCGGGCATCCTGTTCTCCGGCACCTCCCCGGACGGCAAGCTCGTCGAGTACGTCGAGTACCCGCGCGACGTCCACCCGTACCTGGTCGCCACGCAGGCGCACCCGGAGCTGCGCTCGCGCCCGACCCGCCCGCACCCGCTGTTCGCCGGCCTGGTGAAGGCGTCGGTCGAGCGGAAGACCTCGAAGTAACACAACAGTTGTACGGTGGCCGGGGCGTTCGCATTCAACAGGCGGGCGCCCCGGCTTCTCTTTGAGCACGTGCGGAAGGACTGGGCATGACGATCAAGGACACCCCCGAGGAGTGGGAGATCCGGGCGACGGAGACCCCCTTCGTGGGCAACAAGACCTCCGTCCGCACCGACGACGTGGTCATGCCCGACGGCAAGGTCGTCCGCCGTGACTACCAGGTCCACCCCGGCTCGGTCGGCGTCCTCGCCCTCGACGAGGAGGGCCGCGTGCTGCTGATCAGGCAGTACCGCCACCCGGTACGCCAGAAGCTGTGGGAGATCCCGGCCGGTCTGCTCGATGTGCCGGGTGAGAACCCGCTGCACGCGGCCCAGCGCGAGCTGTACGAGGAAGCCCACGTCAAGGCCGAGGACTGGCGGGTGCTGGCCGACGTCTACACCACGGCCGGCGGCTGCGACGAGGCGGTGCGGATCTTCCTGGCCCGCGATCTTTCGGAGGCCGAGGGCGAGCGCTTCGAGGTGGAGCACGAGGAGATCGACCTGGAGTACGCGCGCGTGCCCCTCGACGAGCTCGTCCGGGGGGTCCTCGCGGGCGAGTTGCACAACAACTGCCTGGTGGTGGGCGTGCTTTCGCTGGTCGCCGCGCAGAACGGCGACGGCCTCGACGCCCTGCGCCCGGCGGACGCGCCGTGGCCGGCGCGTCCCTTCGAGTCCTGAACGCTCCTGGTGTGACCATCGGTTGATCCGATCGGGCGACCTGCCCGCCGCGCTCCACCTGGAACGTTGCAGAGGGTGAACTACGCTCTGTAAATGCCCGTTCGGAGTCCCGGCGGGCTTGCGCGTGCGGTGGGACGGGAGTGTGGCCCGTGACGGACCAGGCGGTGGACACGAGCGGCGTTCAGCTGTCGGCCGAGGGTCAATTCCTGGGCCGGAACAGAGAGTTGAAGGAGCTCCGCGCCGACATCGAGCGGGCGGGCCTCGACACCCTCTCCGGCAAGAAGGCCCCCCGCGCGCGCGTGCTGCTCATCGCGGGCCGGCCGGGCTCGGGCCGCACCGCCCTCGCCGAGGAGCTCGTACGACAGGTCGCGGACCGTTACGACGACGGGGTGCTCCGGGCGCGTCTGAGCGAGCCCGACGGCACCCCGGTCCCGGTCGAGCACACCGCCCGTGAGCTGCTCGCCGCCCTGGACCTGCCGACCCCGGCAGGCGCCGCCGAGGACGACCTCACGGCGGCGCTCCGCGAGGCCCTCGCCGACCGCAGCGCGCTGCTCCTGCTCGACGACGCGGTCACCGCCGACCAGGTCGACGCCCTCCTCCCGGACACCCCGGACTGTCTGGTCGTCGCCGTGTCCGACGGCCCGCTCACCGGTATCTCCGACGTCCGCCCCTGCACCCTCGGCGGCCTCGACACCAAGTCCGCCCTGGAGCTGCTGACCCGGCACACCGGCTCGGTCCGCATCACCGTCGACCCCCGTGCCGCCGAGGGCCTCGTCGAGGTGTGCCAGGCCCAGCCCGCCGCCCTGACGATGGCCGGCGGCTGGCTCGCCGCCCGGCCGAAAGCCGCCGTCGCCGACCTCGCCAAGCATCTGCACGCCGAGGGCGACGAGGGGACGCCGCTGACCCGGGTCTTCCGCCTCGCCTACGGCTCCCTGCCCAGCCCCGCCGCCCGGGTACTGCGTCTGCTCTCCCTCGCCCCGGCCGGCCTGGTCGACCCGCACACCGCCTCCGCCCTCGCCGGCTGCTCGGTGGGCGGCGCCCGCACCACCCTGGACGACTTCGTCGCCCTCGGCCTGCTGCACTCCGTGGAGTCCCCGCTGCCGCAGTACGAGGTGCCGGCCTGTCTGCACCCCCTGCTGAAGTCCCTCGCCGAGACCCAGGACCGCCCCGCCGAGCTCCAGCTGGCCCGCGCCCGGATGCTGGAGCGCACGGTGCGGCTGCTCCAGTCCTGCCGTGCCATCACCGAGACGGACAACCCCGAGGCCCGCGAGAAGCTCCAGGGCATGCCCCGCTCCCTGCGCTTCCCCAGCCCCCGGGCTGCCGAGGAGTGGCTGCGCGTCCGCAGGCCCGCCCTGCTGGCCTCGGCGCGGCTCGCCGTCGCCGACGGGGAACTCGACACCCTCGCCAGACGGCTGATGTCCCAGCTGGTCAGGGCGATGGTCGCGCACTTCGGCACCCAGGCCGCGGCCCCCGACCTGTACGGCATCCACCGGCTCGTCCTCGATGTGGCCGAGCGCCGGGAGCTGCCCCGGGAGCAGGCGGCGGCGCTGCTGAACCTGGGCGATCTGGACGCCCAGACCGGGCGCACGGCCGACGCGCTCACCCGTTATCGGGCCGCGCTGGACGCCGGACGGGCGGCAAACGATCCGTATGCGACCGGCCGCGCGATGGAATCCGTAGGCGGCGCGCATCTGGAGCTCGGGGACTACGACCGGGCCGCCGACTGGTTCGGCCGCGCCCTCGCCCAGCGCCTGGCCCGCGACGAGCGCGCGGACGCCGCCCGGCTGTACGGGCGGATCGCCGCCGCCCACACCTACGCGGGCCGGTACGGCGAGGCGCTGCGGAGCTGGCGGGCCGCGGTCGCCGGGTACCGCAAGGAGGGCGATGTGGCCGCCCACGCACGGGCGTTGAGCGAGGTGGCGCGGGTCCAGGAGTACGCAGGACGGCCCGAGGAATCGCTGCGCACCTGCCAGGAGGCCGTCGAGTGGGCGCGGCGCGCGGAGGACGCCCGGTTGCAGGCCGCGTTGCATCTGAGGCTCGCCGACACCCTGGACCACCTGGGCGATCCGGCCGCCGCGACGCTGCACCGGGGGGCCGCCGGGCGGCTGCTGGGGGAGGAGCTTTCGGAGCCGGAAGTGGAACCGGAGCGGCCTGATCCTTCGAAACAAGACGCTGATGCCTGCGAAATCCGTAGTACACCCGCAGAAGATTGATGCAATGAAAGGCTGGACAGCGGGAACACCTTCATTAGACTGGCTCTGCCGCACCTTCTCCTGCGGTGTCTCCCGGTGTGCTCGTGCATGCCCGGGTATGTGTTCTATTGCCCCACATCCACTGAGCCAAGGACCGTGATCCACGTGAAGGTCGGCATCCCCCGCGAGGTCAAGAACAACGAGTTCCGGGTGGCCATCACCCCGTCCGGCGTGCACGAGCTGGTGCGCCACGGCCACCAGGTCGTCATCGAGCAGGGCGCCGGTGTCGGCTCGTCGATCCCGGACGAGGAGTACGTCGCCGCCGGCGCGCAGATCCTCGGCACCGCCGACGAGGTGTGGGCCACCGCCGACCTGCTGCTGAAGGTCAAGGAGCCCATCGCCGAGGAGTACCACCGGCTCCGCAAGGACCAGACGCTCTTCACCTACCTGCACCTGGCCGCCTCCAAGGAGTGCACCGACGCGCTCATCGAGTCCGGCACCACCGCCATCGCCTACGAGACGGTCGAGCTGCCCTCGCGCGCCCTTCCGCTGCTCGCCCCGATGTCCGAGGTCGCGGGCCGCCTCGCCCCGCAGGTCGGCGCCTACCACCTGATGCGCTCGGTCGGCGGCCGTGGTGTGCTCCCCGGCGGCGTCCCCGGCACCCAGCCCGCGCGTGCCGTCGTCATCGGCGGCGGCGTCTCCGGCTGGAACGCCACGCAGATCGCGGTCGGCATGGGCTTCCACGTCACGCTGCTCGACCGCGACATCAACAAGCTCCGCGAGGCCGACAAGGTCTTCGGCACCAAGGTCCGGGCGATCATGTCCAACTCCCTCGAGCTGGAGAAGGCCGTCCTCGACGCCGACCTCGTCATCGGCGCGGTGCTCATCCCGGGCGCCAAGGCCCCGAAGCTGGTCACCAACGAGCTCGTGGCCCGGATGAAGCCGGGAAGTGTCCTTGTCGACATCGCGATCGACCAGGGCGGCTGCTTCGAGGACTCCCACCCGACGACGCACGCCGAGCCGATCTTCCAGGTGCACAACTCGGTCTTCTACTGCGTCGCCAACATGCCGGGCGCGGTGCCCAACACCTCCACCTACGCGCTCACCAACGCGACGCTGCCCTACATCGTCGAACTCGCCAACCGCGGCTGGGTCGAGGCGCTGCGCCGTGA
This DNA window, taken from Streptomyces sp. NBC_00663, encodes the following:
- a CDS encoding tetratricopeptide repeat protein; this translates as MTDQAVDTSGVQLSAEGQFLGRNRELKELRADIERAGLDTLSGKKAPRARVLLIAGRPGSGRTALAEELVRQVADRYDDGVLRARLSEPDGTPVPVEHTARELLAALDLPTPAGAAEDDLTAALREALADRSALLLLDDAVTADQVDALLPDTPDCLVVAVSDGPLTGISDVRPCTLGGLDTKSALELLTRHTGSVRITVDPRAAEGLVEVCQAQPAALTMAGGWLAARPKAAVADLAKHLHAEGDEGTPLTRVFRLAYGSLPSPAARVLRLLSLAPAGLVDPHTASALAGCSVGGARTTLDDFVALGLLHSVESPLPQYEVPACLHPLLKSLAETQDRPAELQLARARMLERTVRLLQSCRAITETDNPEAREKLQGMPRSLRFPSPRAAEEWLRVRRPALLASARLAVADGELDTLARRLMSQLVRAMVAHFGTQAAAPDLYGIHRLVLDVAERRELPREQAAALLNLGDLDAQTGRTADALTRYRAALDAGRAANDPYATGRAMESVGGAHLELGDYDRAADWFGRALAQRLARDERADAARLYGRIAAAHTYAGRYGEALRSWRAAVAGYRKEGDVAAHARALSEVARVQEYAGRPEESLRTCQEAVEWARRAEDARLQAALHLRLADTLDHLGDPAAATLHRGAAGRLLGEELSEPEVEPERPDPSKQDADACEIRSTPAED
- the ald gene encoding alanine dehydrogenase, with amino-acid sequence MKVGIPREVKNNEFRVAITPSGVHELVRHGHQVVIEQGAGVGSSIPDEEYVAAGAQILGTADEVWATADLLLKVKEPIAEEYHRLRKDQTLFTYLHLAASKECTDALIESGTTAIAYETVELPSRALPLLAPMSEVAGRLAPQVGAYHLMRSVGGRGVLPGGVPGTQPARAVVIGGGVSGWNATQIAVGMGFHVTLLDRDINKLREADKVFGTKVRAIMSNSLELEKAVLDADLVIGAVLIPGAKAPKLVTNELVARMKPGSVLVDIAIDQGGCFEDSHPTTHAEPIFQVHNSVFYCVANMPGAVPNTSTYALTNATLPYIVELANRGWVEALRRDPALAKGLNTHDGKVVYREVAEAHGLEHVELETLLG
- a CDS encoding NUDIX hydrolase — translated: MTIKDTPEEWEIRATETPFVGNKTSVRTDDVVMPDGKVVRRDYQVHPGSVGVLALDEEGRVLLIRQYRHPVRQKLWEIPAGLLDVPGENPLHAAQRELYEEAHVKAEDWRVLADVYTTAGGCDEAVRIFLARDLSEAEGERFEVEHEEIDLEYARVPLDELVRGVLAGELHNNCLVVGVLSLVAAQNGDGLDALRPADAPWPARPFES
- a CDS encoding CTP synthase, whose product is MPTPSFRSSTATTTKHIFVTGGVASSLGKGLTASSLGMLLKARGLRVVMQKLDPYLNVDPGTMNPFQHGEVFVTNDGAETDLDIGHYERFLDRDLDGSANVTTGQVYSTVIAKERRGEYLGDTVQVIPHITNEIKHRIRRMATDEVDVVITEVGGTVGDIESLPFLETVRQVRHEVGRDNVFVVHISLLPYIGPSGELKTKPTQHSVAALRNIGIQPDAIVLRCDREVPTAIKRKISLMCDVDEAAVVACPDARSIYDIPKTVHGEGLDAYVVRKLDLPFRDVDWTTWDDLLDRVHNPDHEITLALVGKYIDLPDAYLSVTEALRAGGFANKARVKIKWVTSDDCKTPAGAAAQLGDVDGICIPGGFGDRGVLGKVGAIKYARENKIPLLGLCLGLQCIVIEAARNLADIPDANSTEFDSATSHPVISTMAEQLDIVAGEGDMGGTMRLGMYPAKLAEGSIVREVYDGKEYVEERHRHRYEVNNAYRAELEKQAGILFSGTSPDGKLVEYVEYPRDVHPYLVATQAHPELRSRPTRPHPLFAGLVKASVERKTSK